From one Lotus japonicus ecotype B-129 chromosome 3, LjGifu_v1.2 genomic stretch:
- the LOC130746788 gene encoding pentatricopeptide repeat-containing protein At2g20710, mitochondrial-like: MMLLRSRWKQHFNMSLVSRPFPLYYSTEAPVDFSALETRVLKSGDPRTPMAPILNQWVEGGGDITQIQLQRLITRLAYFRRFTHALQVSEWMSNERNYDLSSGLIAKRIHLISKVHGLKKAEDFFQGIPDDKRGFKIYASLLSCYAEHKSLEEAEAIMKKIKELRPMHLTVCYNILLKLYAQKGKYEKLDRLMQEMKENDLCNGATFTIRLNAYVAAKDVEGMEKLLMQMEADPMATVDWYTYSTAANGYLKAGNVEKALAALKKSEQSVKGKKLRLAYESLQSTYAAIGNKDEVYRLWNRIKNLQNCWNSSYICMLSSLLKLDDFDGAEKILAEWESEHKNFDTRIPNLMITAYCKRGLLDKAEAYIQKLLDSGKKLDGSSWDRMAAGYHMDNDMEKAVQTMKKAILANRPGWRPSPSTLVACITYLKEKLDLESALEILKLCKEDGHIKITTYDGLVSYAHGEIPDKEALDLMKRDYQMDGKNYGRI; this comes from the exons ATGATGCTTCTTCGCTCAAGATGGAAACAACATTTCAACATGTCTCTTGTTTCTAGGCCATTTCCGTTGTACTACTCCACGGAAGCTCCGGTTGATTTCTCAGCTCTCGAAACTCGCGTTTTGAAGAGCGGTGACCCCAGAACTCCAATGGCTCCGATTCTGAACCAGTGGGTCGAAGGAGGTGGAGACATCACGCAAATTCAGCTCCAACGTCTCATCACCCGCCTCGCTTATTTCCGCCGATTCACACATGCCCTTCAG GTATCAGAGTGGATGAGCAATGAAAGGAACTATGATTTATCTTCTGGATTGATTGCTAAACGTATACACCTCATATCTAAAGTTCATGGCCTAAAAAAAGCAGAGGATTTTTTCCAAGGCATTCCTGATGATAAAAGGGGGTTCAAGATCTATGCTTCTCTTTTGAGTTGCTATGCAGAACATAAATCTTTGGAGGAGGCGGAGGCTATCATGAAGAAAATTAAGGAGTTGCGACCTATGCATTTAACGGTGTGTTATAACATATTGCTAAAACTATATGCTCAGAAAggtaaatatgagaaattggaTAGGTTGATGCAAGAAATGAAAGAGAATGACTTGTGCAACGGTGCTACGTTTACCATTCGGTTGAATGCTTACGTGGCCGCAAAAGATGTAGAGGGGATGGAGAAGCTACTAATGCAGATGGAAGCTGATCCTATGGCGACTGTGGACTGGTATACATACTCTACAGCAGCAAATGGTTATCTGAAAGCTGGCAATGTTGAGAAGGCCTTGGCTGCGTTGAAGAAATCAGAGCAATCAGTTAAGGGTAAGAAGTTGAGGCTTGCCTATGAATCTCTTCAATCTACATATGCTGCTATTGGGAATAAGGATGAGGTTTATCGACTTTGGAATAGGATTAAGAATCTTCAAAACTGTTGGAACTCAAGTTACATATGTATGCTGAGCTCATTATTGAAGCTGGATGATTTTGATGGTGCAGAGAAGATCTTGGCAGAATGGGAATCCGAACATAAAAACTTTGACACCAGAATTCCAAATTTGATGATCACTGCGTACTGTAAACGAGGTCTGTTAGATAAGGCTGAAGCATATATCCAGAAGCTCTTGGATAGTGGCAAGAAATTAGATGGAAGTTCATGGGACCGTATGGCTGCTGGATATCACATGGATAATGATATGGAAAAAGCAGTTCAAACAATGAAGAAAGCAATCTTGGCAAATCGACCAGGCTGGAGGCCTAGCCCCTCTACTTTGGTTGCTTGTATCACGTACTTGAAAGAAAAACTTGACTTGGAATCAGCTCTTGAGATTTTGAAGTTATGCAAAGAAGATGGTCATATCAAAATCACTACCTATGATGGACTAGTAAGTTATGCTCATGGTGAAATACCGGATAAAGAGGCCCTTGATTTGATGAAACGAGATTATCAAATGGATGGAAAAAACTATGGGAGAATATAA
- the LOC130742896 gene encoding expansin-B3-like has translation MQGHRVSAVFLLSLCVRVVLVCAEGQTQVHHVLDPHWYPGTATWYGEPEGDGSTGGACGYGNLVDVRPLKARVGAVGPVLFMKGAGCGACYKVKCLDHSICAKRAVTVIITDECPGCPSDRTHFDLSGAAFGRMAVAGENGQLRNRGEIPVIYRRTPCTYTGKNIAFQVNEGSTPFWLSILVEFENGDGDISSMHIKEAGSSEWLQMNHLWGANWCLNGGPLRGPFSVRLSTSTGRSLTATNVIPSNWSPKATYTSRLNFSP, from the exons ATGCAGGGCCACCGTGTCTCCGCCGTGTTTCTACTTAGCTTGTGCGTTAGAGTTGTGCTGGTCTGCGCGGAGGGACAGACTCAGGTGCACCATGTCCTCGACCCGCATTGGTATCCCGGCACCGCCACCTGGTACGGCGAGCCTGAGGGAGACGGCAGCACCG GAGGGGCATGTGGGTATGGTAATTTGGTGGACGTGAGGCCGTTGAAGGCAAGGGTGGGTGCGGTGGGGCCAGTGTTGTTCATGAAGGGGGCAGGGTGCGGGGCGTGCTACAAGGTGAAGTGCCTGGACCATAGCATTTGCGCTAAGCGGGCAGTGACGGTTATAATAACCGATGAGTGCCCTGGCTGCCCCTCTGATCGGACGCATTTTGACCTCAGTGGTGCCGCCTTTGGCCGCATGGCTGTTGCCGGCGAGAATGGCCAGCTCAGGAACCGAGGTGAAATCCCTGTCATTTACCGAAG AACGCCATGCACATATACCGGTAAAAACATTGCTTTTCAAGTGAATGAAGGTtctacacctttttggctatcAATTCTGGTGGAATTTGAGAATGGAGATGGGGACATCAGCTCCATGCATATAAAAGAA GCAGGGTCTAGTGAGTGGCTACAGATGAATCACCTATGGGGTGCAAATTGGTGCCTAAATGGGGGACCTCTAAGAGGACCTTTCTCTGTAAGACTAAGCACATCAACTGGGAGAAGCCTCACTGCTACAAATGTTATTCCAAGTAACTGGTCTCCGAAAGCTACTTATACCTCTCGTCTTAATTTCTCTCCTTAG
- the LOC130746787 gene encoding uncharacterized protein LOC130746787, which yields MAERRLELGPPKSASTSLKEESARKMLRIVRSQGHPYVELREDGKKLIFYCILCLAPCYGDTVLFDHLKGNLHKERLSSARKTLLGPNPWPFNDGLVFFNNAASTEEDKDSETRNGNRSRLFNLSDNEDDLAIVEFGGEVQSDVQPISTDGIPVDDGTLIIPQLKIGDENSDVKVREVGWGKIAARFLEKHNTLNGNGIKRIWCEWLGKESISQQDGVEVLEHDYAVVIFSYNYELGRSCSWLADVKSLLPSDSMTKPENEGGCGQKRKAPLSDSEDTDDSLSNQCDSSAGGSSASKNDTSLVALDQCDNQLLRTKIVSSKAVRKELRRHQRLAAEKACNICQQKMLPGKDVAALLNLKTGILVCNSRNESGAFHVFHTSCLINWMILCEYEIIKNRLAHPSVRQGGNGKVGSHRNNIGKGKNMKADRVVETVFCPECQGTGQLADGVGLEYPGFFTMAQIFNFKMEAAVARQKWISSPEDLQNCSIGFHFPSQSEAIVEEKVEPIKLLRFYRVDDQSEGMEN from the exons ATGGCGGAAAGAAGGTTGGAATTGGGGCCTCCGAAGAGTGCTTCTACCAGTTTGAAAGAAGAGTCGGCGAGAAAAATGCTGAGAATTGTTAGATCTCAAGGGCACCCGTATGTCGAGCTACGTGAGGATGGGAAAAAGCTCATATTTTACTGCATTTTGTGTCTTGCGCCGTGTTATGGTGATACTGTTCTGTTTGATCACTTGAAAGGTAATCTTCATAAGGAGAGATTGTCTTCTGCTAGGAAAACTTTGCTAGGACCAAATCCTTGGCCTTTTAATGATGGCCTTGTTTTCTTCAACAACGCTGCCTCAACTGAAGAAGATAAGGACTCGGAAACTAGAAACGGTAACCGAAGTAGGTTGTTCAACTTAAGTGACAATGAAGATGATCTTGCGATTGTGGAATTTGGTGGAGAAGTTCAGTCCGATGTTCAGCCAATTTCAACTGATGGCATACCGGTTGATGATGGTACGTTAATCATTCCTCAATTAAAGATTGGGGATGAAAATTCTGATGTAAAAGTTAGAGAAGTGGGCTGGGGGAAGATTGCTGCAAGGTTCCTTGAGAAGCATAACACTTTGAATGGGAATGGGATTAAACGAATATGGTGTGAATGGTTAGGAAAAGAGAGTATTAGTCAACAAGATGGGGTTGAGGTTCTAGAGCATGATTATGCAGTTGTAATTTTCTCTTACAATTATGAATTGGGTCGGTCATGCTCATGGCTTGCTGATGTCAAGTCATTGCTCCCGTCTGATTCTATGACAAAACCAGAAAATGAAGGGGGATGTGGCCAAAAGAGAAAGGCACCATTGTCTGACTCTGAGGATACTGATGATTCTTTGAGCAACCAGTGTGATTCATCTGCAGGAGGGTCTTCAGCTTCAAAAAATGACACCTCATTAGTGGCACTAGATCAATGCGACAATCAACTTCTTCgcacaaagattgtttcaagcAAGGCTGTGAGGAAAGAATTGAGGCGGCATCAGCGCTTAGCAGCAGAGAAAGCATGTAACATCTGTCAACAAAAAATGCTTCCTGGTAAAGATGTAGCAGCACTCTTGAATTTGAAGACTGGAATACTAGTGTGCAACAGTCGGAATGAATCTGGG GCATTTCACGTGTTTCACACGTCCTGCCTTATAAACTGGATGATTCTGTGTGAatatgaaataataaaaaatcgtTTAGCTCACCCAAGTGTTAGACAAGGAGGGAACGGAAAGGTTGGATCACATCGCAACAATATTGGAAAAGGAAAGAATATGAAAGCTGATAGGGTGGTAGAAACTGTGTTCTGCCCAGAGTGCCAGGGTACTGGTCAACTCGCTGATGGAGTTGGGTTGGAGTACCCAGGTTTTTTTACTATGGCTCAG atattcaatttcaaaatgGAGGCAGCTGTTGCCCGCCAAAAATGGATCAGTAGCCCTGAAGATTTGCAGAATTGCTCAATTGGGTTTCACTTCCCTTCACAATCTGAAGCAATAGTTGAG GAAAAAGTGGAGCCTATAAAATTGCTTCGTTTTTATCGTGTTGACGATCAGAGTGAAGGCATGGAAAATTAA